Proteins encoded by one window of Lasioglossum baleicum chromosome 4, iyLasBale1, whole genome shotgun sequence:
- the Tcs4 gene encoding threonyl-carbamoyl synthesis 4, translating into MHLLCYKHFSKYSLNLNTLLHFYRNDLTLLKALFHVKPAVILGIETSCDDTGCGIVDSTGTVLGEAISSQHNIHLNFGGIIPSVAGSLHRNNVTRVCEDAFRSANLKLQDITAVAATVKPGLPMSLDVGTRFGKYLAKTGKIPFIPIHHMEAHALTVRMCHKVDFPYVVLLVSGGHCLLAIVEDVSKFYLLGTTVNNAPGEVFDKIARRLKLRNIPEFSTLNGGLAIETAARKASNVDQFSFAPVMMSRRHDCNFSFAGLLSTCAKYIEREEKEHGIIADMIMPNVYNLCAAVQLATVTHICQRTQRALEFVEKMSLFPKDKRTLVVSGGVACNNVLAKGLDITSRKLGYNFVRTPPKLCTDNGIMIAWNGMERWNADEGVIRNENDIDKVCVQKKAPLGEDWTEKVNAANVKCEWIKIKKELK; encoded by the exons ATGCATTTGTTGTGttataaacatttttcaaaGTATTCTTTGAATTTGAATACGTTGTTGCATTTCTATAGAAACGATTTGACATTATTAAAAGCACTTTTTCACGTTAAGCCAGCTGTAATCTTAGGAATAGAAACCAGTTGCGACGATACGGGTTGTGGAATTGTTGACAGTACAGGAACTGTGTTAGGTGAAGCCATTAGTTCTCAACATAATATTCatttaaa TTTCGGAGGAATTATCCCTTCGGTCGCAGGTTCGTTGCATAGAAATAATGTTACTAGAGTTTGCGAAGATGCGTTCAGGTCTGCAAACTTGAAATTACAAGACATTACCGCTGTGGCTGCGACTGTAAAACCTGGTCTACCTATGTCGCTCGATGTTGGAACAAGATTTGGAAAGTATTTAGCGAAAACTGGGAAAATACCTTTTATACCCATACATCACATGGAAGCTCATGCTTTAACAGTACGAATGTGTCACAAA GTCGACTTCCCATATGTCGTTCTATTAGTTTCTGGGGGCCACTGCTTACTCGCGATCGTAGAAGATGTAagtaaattttatttacttGGAACTACTGTGAATAACGCACCTGGAGAAGTTTTCGATAAG ATCGCGCGAAGGCTCAAATTAAGAAACATTCCAGAATTTAGTACTTTAAACGGAGGTTTAGCTATAGAAACTGCAGCACGTAAAGCATCGAATGTCGATCAGTTTTCGTTTGCACCTGTAATGATGTCGCGTCGTCACGATTGCAATTTCAGTTTCGCCGGATTGTTGAGTACGTGCGCAAAGTATATcgaaagagaagagaaagagcACGGCATAATTGCTGATATGATAATGCCTAATGTGTACAACTTATGTGCGGCGGTTCAGTTAGCTACCGTAACGCACATTTGTCAGAGAACTCAAAGAGCATTGGAATTTGTCGAGAAAATGTCATTATTTCCCAAAGACAAACGAACTCTG GTTGTATCAGGGGGTGTAGCTTGCAACAATGTTCTAGCTAAAGGATTGGACATTACAAGCAGAAAATTGGGATACAATTTTGTAAGAACACCGCCTAAACTGTGCACAGATAATGGAATAATGATTGCATGGAACGGGATGGAAAGATGGAACGCGGATGAAGGTGTTATTAGAAACGAAAACGATATCGACAAAGTATGCGTACAAAAGAAAGCTCCGTTAGGAGAAGATTGGACGGAGAAAGTAAATGCAGCCAATGTAAAATGTGAGTggatcaaaataaaaaaagaacttaAATGA
- the LOC143207705 gene encoding GTP-binding protein 10 homolog, protein MVVLTHILGYANKLARKFRQRGLIDSLRIHVKGGIGGSGLPRYGGVGGAGGNVFLVSEEGLTLEMVKSKIKNLKLKAGPGGESTSRGIIGTPGTDLNIHVPVGITVYDDNNVQLGEVNLNDTKLLIAKGGLGGCENTGYCGVKGENRTIILDLRLIADVGLVGFPNAGKSTFLNAVSKAKPKIASYPFTTIRPQIGIVNYKDDRRISIADLPGLIEGAHINKGMGHQFLKHVERTKLLLFIVDIKGFQLSHKYKYRSCLETILLLNKEIELYKPDLLKRPAMLLINKMDTKDANKIFDEIKSKLNNLSEIASEFDESIRSENFLQFDDILPTSLISKNKNETQEIKEKLRNIIDKYEEAKYDEGNTDSMEHLLQAKLRREMQRYASILT, encoded by the exons ATGGTCGTTTTGACACATATTCTAGGTTATGCGAACAAG TTAGCAAGAAAATTTCGACAGCGCGGACTGATTGACAGTTTACGCATCCACGTAAAGGGAGGAATAGGAGGTTCCGGACTTCCTCGTTACGGTGGCGTAGGCGGTGCAGGAGGAAATGTATTTCTTGTATCGGAAGAAGGATTAACTCTGGAAATGGTGAAATCTAAGATAAAAAACTTGAAACTGAAAGCTGGACCAGGCGGTGAGAGTACGTCGAGAGGAATTATTGGTACCCCCGGAACAGATTTGAATATACATGTTCCAGTCGGTATTACCGTTTACGACGACAACAACGTTCAACTTG GCGAAGTGAATTTGAACGACACAAAACTTTTGATCGCAAAGGGTGGTTTAGGAGGATGTGAGAATACAGGATACTGCGGGGTTAAAGGCGAAAATCGAACCATAATTCTTGATCTCAGACTAATCGCGGATGTTGGTTTAGTCGGCTTTCCTAACGCAGGGAAAAGTACATTTTTAAATGCAGTTTCCAAAGCAAAACCAAAAATTGCTAGCTATCCAT TTACAACGATAAGACCGCAAATTGGTATTGTAAATTACAAAGACGACAGGCGGATTTCCATAGCGGATTTGCCTGGTTTAATCGAAGGTGCCCATATAAATAAAGGAATGGGTCACCAATTTTTAAAACACGTAGAAAGAACAAAACTGTTATTGTTCATTGTGGACATTAAGGGATTTCAGTTGTCTCACAAGTACAAATATAGGAGTTGTTTAGAAACTATACTATTGTTGAACAAAGAAATTGAACTTTATAAACCGGATTTATTAAAAAGACCGGCGATgcttttgataaataaaatggACACCAAAGATGCGAATAAAATTTTCGATGAAATCAAatcgaaattaaataatttatcggAGATCGCATCAGAATTCGACGAATCGATACGATCGGAAAATTTTCTGCAATTTGACGATATTCTACCAACGTCGTTAATTTCAAAGAATAAAAACGAAACGCAGGAAATTAAAGAAAAGCTGCGAAACATTATCGATAAATATGAAGAAGCAAAGTACGACGAGGGGAATACCGATTCGATGGAACATCTTTTACAAGCAAAGTTAAGAAGAGAAATGCAACGATACGCGTCTATACTAACGTAA